From Streptomyces mirabilis, a single genomic window includes:
- a CDS encoding PadR family transcriptional regulator: protein MREFQRGAVRLHILHHAAEEEIHGAWMTQELASHGYQISPGTMYPTLHRLEADGLLVSEQRVVDGRTRRVYWATEAGKQALADDRRALKELAREVLTGDADG from the coding sequence ATGCGGGAGTTCCAGCGAGGCGCGGTGCGGCTGCACATCCTGCATCACGCGGCCGAAGAGGAGATCCACGGCGCCTGGATGACGCAGGAACTGGCCAGTCACGGCTACCAGATCAGCCCCGGCACGATGTATCCGACGCTGCACCGGCTGGAGGCCGACGGGCTGCTGGTCTCCGAGCAGCGGGTGGTCGATGGCCGCACCCGGCGGGTGTACTGGGCCACCGAAGCAGGGAAACAGGCGTTGGCCGATGACCGCCGGGCGCTCAAGGAGCTGGCCCGGGAGGTCCTCACTGGCGACGCCGACGGCTGA
- a CDS encoding FAD-dependent oxidoreductase, giving the protein MTQSLSPQHGARDRAASDRPGGPVVVIGAGPYGLSVAAHLRAAGVRVRVFGEVMGSWRHAMATGMFLKSTPAATDLSAPQPGGGLADFCRATGESELTELTPIPCEVFVRYGMWFADRYVGAVDAARVMSVQSTGAGFTVGLEDGEVVEATAVVVATGLGAFAHIPGGLRSLVPAGPGPEAVVSHTSQHTDLSRYAGRRVAVIGGGQSALESAALLHEAGAQAQVVVRTHRVLWGGTPALRRPVLQRLAHPYSPLGAGWALAGVCRAPGAVRGLPASARLWLFRRALGPSGGWWLRDRVEGAVPVHTSRHIEHAQLHGAEVQLRLAGEGDGPAELTVDHVLAATGYRLDVDALDFLTPPLRQAVARVPGAKAPQLSGAFETSAPGLYATGSLAAPMFGPMLRFVAGTEFAARRITRRLARQSAER; this is encoded by the coding sequence ATGACGCAGTCGCTTTCACCACAACATGGCGCCCGGGACCGGGCCGCGTCCGACCGGCCGGGTGGCCCGGTGGTGGTGATCGGTGCCGGGCCGTACGGGTTGTCGGTGGCTGCGCATCTGCGCGCCGCAGGAGTGCGCGTGCGGGTCTTCGGGGAGGTCATGGGCAGTTGGCGGCATGCGATGGCCACCGGCATGTTCTTGAAGTCGACTCCTGCCGCGACCGATCTGTCCGCACCGCAGCCGGGCGGGGGGCTGGCGGACTTCTGCCGGGCGACGGGCGAGTCGGAGCTGACCGAGCTGACCCCGATCCCGTGCGAGGTGTTCGTACGGTATGGCATGTGGTTCGCCGACCGGTACGTCGGCGCGGTCGACGCGGCACGGGTGATGTCGGTGCAGTCCACGGGTGCCGGTTTCACCGTCGGGCTGGAGGACGGGGAGGTAGTGGAGGCCACAGCCGTGGTGGTCGCCACCGGCCTCGGCGCGTTCGCGCACATCCCCGGCGGGCTGCGTTCTCTGGTGCCCGCCGGTCCGGGCCCGGAGGCGGTGGTGTCCCACACGAGCCAGCACACCGACCTGTCCCGCTACGCCGGACGGCGGGTCGCGGTCATCGGCGGCGGCCAGTCCGCCCTGGAGAGTGCCGCGCTGCTCCACGAGGCCGGCGCACAAGCACAGGTGGTGGTGCGCACGCACCGGGTGCTGTGGGGCGGTACTCCGGCGCTCCGGCGGCCGGTACTGCAGCGGCTGGCGCACCCTTACTCGCCGCTGGGTGCGGGCTGGGCGCTGGCCGGGGTGTGCCGTGCTCCCGGTGCGGTGCGGGGGCTGCCGGCCTCTGCCCGGCTGTGGCTCTTCCGCCGTGCGCTGGGCCCGTCGGGAGGATGGTGGCTGCGTGACCGCGTCGAAGGAGCCGTGCCCGTGCACACTTCACGGCACATCGAACACGCACAACTGCATGGCGCCGAGGTGCAGTTGCGTCTCGCTGGCGAGGGCGATGGCCCGGCGGAGCTCACCGTCGACCATGTCCTGGCCGCCACCGGCTACCGCCTCGACGTCGACGCCCTCGACTTCCTGACTCCGCCCCTGCGCCAGGCGGTGGCCCGCGTGCCCGGTGCCAAGGCCCCCCAGCTGTCCGGCGCGTTCGAGACGAGTGCGCCGGGCCTGTACGCCACCGGCTCCCTGGCCGCGCCGATGTTCGGCCCCATGCTGCGTTTCGTCGCAGGCACCGAATTCGCTGCCCGCCGCATCACCAGGCGCCTGGCACGCCAGTCGGCCGAACGCTGA
- a CDS encoding DoxX family protein has protein sequence MTQLSTWPTRLTSTTAPAAVILIRLYVGLVFLCEGILKFLRPDALGTGRFDKANIPLPGFFGPLDGVFEIVCGLLILAGLLTRLAVVPMVIDMLGALLITKLPILWGNAPLFKGESGWWDFIHESRTDLAQLCGSLFLLIVGAGVCSVDARLRCAPASLPDGVDQR, from the coding sequence ATGACGCAGCTCAGTACCTGGCCGACCCGGCTGACCTCGACCACCGCTCCCGCAGCGGTCATCCTGATCCGTCTCTACGTCGGCCTGGTGTTCCTCTGCGAGGGCATCTTGAAGTTCCTGCGCCCCGACGCACTCGGTACGGGCCGGTTCGACAAGGCGAACATCCCCCTCCCGGGGTTCTTCGGCCCGTTGGACGGCGTCTTCGAGATCGTGTGCGGGCTGCTGATCCTGGCCGGGCTGCTGACCCGGCTCGCCGTCGTACCGATGGTGATCGACATGCTCGGCGCCCTGCTGATCACCAAGCTGCCCATCCTGTGGGGCAACGCGCCGCTGTTCAAGGGCGAGTCGGGCTGGTGGGACTTCATCCACGAGTCCCGCACCGACCTCGCCCAGCTCTGCGGCAGTCTGTTCCTGCTGATCGTCGGCGCGGGCGTCTGTTCCGTGGACGCCCGGCTGCGCTGCGCTCCCGCCAGCCTGCCGGACGGTGTGGACCAGCGGTGA
- a CDS encoding phosphatase PAP2 family protein — protein sequence MAGTDTPTPRAAKAPGRSRAAHWWAEPNGKAALILTAAAATVIALVAAGWPPLLRADHRLASRLHVLALEHPACTHANRILTDWIWDPWTMRALLTVGVIVLWRHGRRLLALWIAATSAVESGIRSVLRWAVGRDRPVWEHPVDSASFNAMPSGHAMTAAASCVLLLWLARRAGLRAGLWCLAVAVAAVSVAGVCFTRMFLGVHWPTDTLAGALLGAALATASIATWNTAEHGRQRVGPGGGQR from the coding sequence ATGGCCGGCACCGACACTCCAACTCCCCGCGCAGCGAAGGCACCCGGCAGAAGTCGCGCAGCCCACTGGTGGGCCGAGCCGAACGGGAAGGCCGCACTGATCCTGACCGCCGCCGCGGCCACCGTCATCGCCCTGGTCGCCGCCGGCTGGCCGCCGCTGCTCCGCGCGGACCACCGACTGGCCTCGCGCCTGCACGTCCTGGCGCTGGAACACCCCGCGTGTACGCATGCCAACCGCATCCTGACCGACTGGATCTGGGACCCCTGGACCATGAGGGCCCTGCTCACCGTGGGGGTGATCGTCCTGTGGCGGCACGGCCGGCGGCTCCTCGCACTGTGGATCGCCGCGACCTCCGCCGTCGAATCCGGCATCCGGTCCGTACTGCGCTGGGCCGTCGGCCGCGACCGGCCGGTGTGGGAACACCCCGTCGACTCCGCCAGCTTCAACGCCATGCCCTCCGGCCACGCCATGACGGCCGCCGCCAGCTGCGTCCTGCTCCTCTGGCTCGCCCGGCGAGCCGGTCTCCGCGCCGGCCTGTGGTGCCTCGCCGTCGCCGTTGCAGCGGTCTCGGTCGCCGGGGTCTGCTTCACCCGCATGTTCCTCGGCGTGCACTGGCCCACCGACACCCTCGCCGGAGCCCTCCTCGGCGCCGCACTGGCCACCGCCTCCATCGCCACCTGGAACACCGCCGAGCACGGCCGTCAGCGTGTGGGGCCCGGTGGCGGACAGCGCTGA